The genomic segment aagcccacgtgctaaccactggactaccgggccgcctccggGTGAACTTGACAACTTCTATTAAAAATACTGAGGAAACAAAATCCAGAACACACAAagtctggaaaacaaaacaaatccaaagtagcaaacgaAACCACGGCGtaagcaaaaaacaacaaaaaaaacgacgtgATAAACACAAACCAACGGAACCCGTGACAGCAACTAACAATGACCCgccgggctgggagtcctttgaaAGCACTGATGAcctgatgaccaacaggtgtgcagctgcagggagagccctacagtgccccctgttggtcacaaacagaatcacgaCACTGGGCTCCACAAATTGACCCGAGTCTGCTAAGTACAAAAACCTCGCCTGCTTTATATTCCATCAGCATTTCTTGAATGTCATCAGGACCCAAGTCATTGATTTAGACCATTAGCAGCATTTTTAAAATCGGATCagctcagaattctgagatctGAAGAGATCTTAAGATACTCTCGCTACCAGTCATCTCTTTTCTATTCCTTCCCAGGAAGGAGGAGCTAATCGCGGGGCTCCGTAGCAGGAAgcagacgccgccgccgccgccgccgtctcgcCAGACCCCTACCGAGCCGCCGTCGCAACATGGCAGGTCCGATGTCCGGGAAGGAGCCGTCCACGCACGAGTGCGGCGCGGAGCTGTGCCTGTCGGTCTACGTCGTCACCTTCGTGCTGGGCTTCCCGGCCAACGCGCTGGCCTTCTACACCTTCTGCGGCAAAGTCCGGCACAAGGCCACGCCCATCGACATCCTGCTCCTCAACCTGACCGTCTCGGATCTGCTCTTCCTGCTCTTCCTGCCCTTCAAGATGCGGGAGGCCATGACCGACATGATGTGGGAGATGCCCTACGAGCTGTGCCCGCTGTCGGGCTTCATCTTCTACATGACCATCTACAGCAGCACCTTCTTCCTGACCGCCGTTAGCGTGGAGCGCTACCTGGGAGTGGCCTTCCCCATCCGGCACAGCCTGAAACGCCGGCCGCTCTACGCCGTCGCCGCCAGCGTCTTCTTCTGGATCTTCTCCATCAGCCACCTCAGCATCGTCTTCATCATGCCTTTCATCGGGACGCCCCAAGAGCCCGTCAACGCCACGGCGGCGGCCAACGTCAGCGCGCCGGCTCGCCGCGGGTCTCCCGAGGAGGTTTGCTACGACGACTTCTCGGAGGCCCAGCTGAAGGTGCTCCTGCCGGTGCGTCTGGAGCTGTGCCTGGTTCTCTTCTGCATCCCCTTCCTCATCTGCAGCTTCTGCTACATCAACTTCATCCGGATCCTGTCGCGGCTGCAGCACATCGACCGGCGGAGGCGTCTGAGGGCCATCGGCATGGCGCTGGGCACGCTGCTGGTTTTCGCCGGCTGCTTCGGGCCCTACAACGCGTCCCACGTGGTGGGTTTCCTCACCTGGCGGAACCCCGACTGGCGGGATAAGGCCCTGCTGTGCAGCACCTTCAACGCCTGCCTGGACCCGCTCATCTTTTACTTTTCGTCGTCTGCCGTGCGGGGCACCGTGGCCCACGTGATGAAGGGGGCGAGGGATCGCCTGAGCGGGTGCCCGTCCGGCCGTTGCCCGCGGAGGGTCCCCGAGCGGGGAGGCGGGGACGATAAGGAGGGCAAACGGGAACAGAACAACGCCGCTACCTAGCGTCCGGCCGGCAGGAAATTGGCGTCACGTTTATGTCCACCCGTGTTGTGTCGCTTCCCCGAAGAACCGCCGCCTGTCAGGATGACCGAAGCGACTCGATTTTGTCGCATTTGAATGAGGTCGCCCAACATGGACTTCCAATAAAATGAAGAGCAAAG from the Hippocampus zosterae strain Florida chromosome 5, ASM2543408v3, whole genome shotgun sequence genome contains:
- the LOC127601007 gene encoding free fatty acid receptor 2-like, producing MAGPMSGKEPSTHECGAELCLSVYVVTFVLGFPANALAFYTFCGKVRHKATPIDILLLNLTVSDLLFLLFLPFKMREAMTDMMWEMPYELCPLSGFIFYMTIYSSTFFLTAVSVERYLGVAFPIRHSLKRRPLYAVAASVFFWIFSISHLSIVFIMPFIGTPQEPVNATAAANVSAPARRGSPEEVCYDDFSEAQLKVLLPVRLELCLVLFCIPFLICSFCYINFIRILSRLQHIDRRRRLRAIGMALGTLLVFAGCFGPYNASHVVGFLTWRNPDWRDKALLCSTFNACLDPLIFYFSSSAVRGTVAHVMKGARDRLSGCPSGRCPRRVPERGGGDDKEGKREQNNAAT